The Larimichthys crocea isolate SSNF chromosome XII, L_crocea_2.0, whole genome shotgun sequence region tcaaaatgaagagaaaaaaagtcaaaggtgTCAGATAGAAAGTCAAGATCTGGCCTTGCTAAGACGTTTTGGGTAACactttattagattagattagattcaactttttTGTCATTACGCATGTATAAAAacaaggcaacgaaatgcagtttagcatctaatcagaagtgcaaaatCGAAGTGCAATATATACAGttaatgcagtatttacagtagtgtGAAGGCATAATATGTAGAGATTGTGTGCAGATAAAGTGCAATTAATAAGTTAACAGAGTGCATGATACAGATATAACTAGACTAATATTCACATATATGACAATGCTGAACTATACAGTACAgatgtgtgttatgtttttttatctggaCATCCACTACAGATTCTGCAGTTTATTTCTACTGTAGATGTTCAGCAGGTTATCCAGTCTATATGTAACAATTAATCACTGTGGTGATCAGAGATTGCTGAATCTAGTATAAGCTGTTGAAACGTGACAAAGACTCTATAAACTATCTGTAGACAGGTTTTCTAAATAGTCTTCGTCTTAGTCTGTCCAAAATATTCACTGGCCATGTGATGAAATAACAGTTTGTCCAGCGTGTACTTCACCTCTCGCCTCATGCCAACTGGGATAGATTGGCTCCAGCCTCCCGGAACCCTGATAAAGATAAGCAGtcacagatggatggatgtctgGCTCCAACAGATTTgagcatcacaaacacaaagagatggAAGTCTAATAGAAACTGTGTGCTGATGAAATTTATCAAGAGTTAGCCATAAATGACGCACACTGTTTGTAGTGCAGCACTGAGCATACACTGTGTATCTTTCTGCATCGACATGAGCTGCCGTAAGCTCGTAATTCATGTTAAAGCTTCACATGGATTtgtaaaaatgcatttgtgtttgcttgtgtgcaGACAGTAGGTTCCCTCCAGCAGAGAACCAATGACTGGACGGACGAAGTCAACGCCACCAGACAGCCAGAGGCCAGACGAAGCTCTTCTGTGTACAGCTCTGTGAGTGTACAGAAATCAGCTGTGTTCACTGAATTATTCAAGCAGGGTCGGAGATGGATCGCATTCGAATCTCTCAAAACACAAAGAGTGTGCTGCCGGTGTGAGATATAATCCTGTGTGAACTGAGGGAAGCTCCACACGATCCGTTTGAGCAAATATCTTTTGAAATGCACAACAGGATTTGAGCCGaaacttttgttttatagtGTCTGATTATCTGAATCCATAGAGCAAATATTAGATAAGAAAGCATATTGCGATGGAGCTGGATGTTATCTGCAGTGAGATGgataacacagacacagtgtgtcAGAGAGAATAAAGTGAGTTATTGCAGTCATATTTTTGTTACCAGGGTGCCCTCTGCTGGCTGGAGATTAAATTTAAAACCATCAGAGTGAATCACACCTCAGGCATGAGGCATAATAAGCTTTCTGAAGGGGATTAAACCCGAAATAGAAGGATGGAATAAAAGAAATACGTGATTGTGAGACAGTTATAAGTATTTTTCCTGTCCAATCACTAACTTTAATCAAAATCTGAACCTCACACATCTTTTGGATAAACGCACCTTAGACATCTCTACAgcaggattaacagcgtggaTAATTCACAAACTTAAACCATATCTTTGCATGAAGGCTGCAATTACCATTCAAGCAAACAACAAAGGCAGCCCTGAGATAAACcctgtcagcttcagtctgttccTCATCCGAAGGTGACGTGCCAATGAACCCCACAGATCCCACATCCTACTGTAATAACAATCAGAGGATTAACGTggattctgtgtttgttttggtttgacgTGGGATTTATCCTCGCTTATAGCAGAGTGAAGCCTGTAAGCCACTTTCAGACTGATATCTGAGTTGTGCTTCCAGAGTCACATATACTCATTGTAAGAGACAGGAGATCCAACACCAATGATGACATTAACTGACTCACTCCTGGGcttttgtttactgtttattcTGATATGAATTTGTGACTGCGGTACTCTCTGGTGTTTAGAGgataaaatataatgacacagCAACTCCACAGATGACTAACAGTCAAGTACCTGTGTATGTATTCTTGTATTCTACAGACGGGGATGAGGGAGGATGAGATGAGAAGGAACAGAGAGGAGCCGATCCTCGGAAGGATACCATCAAGAGGTGAGTCACTTCACCACGTttgaaccactgacagtataaagaatgggtagtgtatccgtgacgtcacaaacctcaaaatctgtggctgtGCTCGCCACCGCATccctgctaatctaaaaatcagcaaagatgtggatcattggcgGACTTGAGGCAggttgaatgacgcctgggtatcaaacaagccatctgtaatgacacctaactgtcaatcaaagccgcCTTgttgttaatcctgcataattttaaaccttaatataatctgaacaggtgagttgtatataaattcaccctcatgaacagggaaattatctatagagactaaaactgtttttcgtaccaggctgtaaacatgtttattcctgctgtgaagtcggacattttaacataaagGCGtatgttctgtaaccagcctcaagtggacgtttgaggaactgcagttttccgcacttcacttcacagtcacggaCATTGCTGCTTGGTTTGGACGCagacaataaatcaaaaaatatcaGCATCTAGGAAACGATACGATATCATATCAATTCATCGTCATCCATAAGAACACAATGCCTCAAAAGCAACAGAACAGATTTTAAGCAAGAGTTAATAAGAGTTCACTTTGCCTCCGCTGCACCACCCACTTCATCATTCTTTAACTTTTttgtcctcctccatctttctctccctcctcataTCTTTTCACCTTGTGTTCTTTCGTACCTCCTTTATCTTGAACTTTCCCCTGCAGAAAGTTTGTCTAATAATTTGGCTTGCTTATCTGgagtgagaatatatatatGCGCAAACAGACGATAAACAATCTCTGGAATATTAAATAGCATTTTCCACTTACGCTTTGTCCTTCTGAAACATTGCAGGCTTGTTGAGTGTAGCACTAAAGTGGCACAACTTATTCCCACCAGAGAGAAAACCTCTTTAGTGAGTTGCATCCCCTGCCATCCAAGCAAAAATAATTATGCATAGAGTGAGATACTTAGTATTCTGCCAGCCTTCTGAGTTATGAGTACGAGGGCTGTAAtgtataaagaaataaatcgtatttatttattgtttttgtgagtTTATCAGCTTGCTTGTGCTGTTTCATTTGTCATCTCCCACAGCACCGTCACCCCAGGGAAGCATTTCTAGCTCGGGAGGTGGCGGCAGAGGAGATGTCATGAGGGCACGCACGGACCACCAACCTATTAGCTCCAATCGCACCCTGCTGCCCTTCTCCAAGGGAGAGACGATCACTCTGCTGGTCCAACAGCCCAAAAACGGGTGGCTGTATGGCCGTGCTGACAGTGCTCCGCGGTGAGTGATGTTCCCCTGTAACTGTCTGTATGAATGCGGTTGTATCCGTCTGTCTTGCTCAACCATCTGCACCCATTGTAAATATGTCTGTTGCTCAAGTGAAATATACGGCAGCCTGCTGTACTCTCTGTTGAACACTGATATCATTCAGAAGGTCAATGTATTCAGCTGGTttacaaacattttcagatttcatATTCTTTTCCACAGGAAAAATCAGCTGGTGGGAAGGAGGTGATGAATTTTACATTTCTAGAAGCAACATTTGTCAGGAATAAAACAATATGAGAAACAGTTTGCtgtaaaggaaaaagaaaagaaaattagtCGAAACAAGAACAACAAGGCTAAGATCTTACAGCTAAACTAGCAGCTCTGCAAGGCTGCACAAAGGCCAAAGTCAATATGCCAACCTCTTTACAATGTATAAAATAAGTATAATATTTTCCAGGTCTTTCTGGCTAACCCTAATCCTTGTTAACGTTTTTTTATCCAAACCATGATCAAGTACCTGACCATGTATTTTTGTTGCAATCACCTGTGTAAAAGTCCTCATGTCTGACCCATTCATCCACCGCGACCTCCAACCATACACATGCTTTACACTATGTCACCTGACTTCCTAAGGCCTCCCCAGAAAGCTGAAGGAACCATTCAAAGTCAAACATAAACTAAAAGCTGAGGCTGATGAAAATATCATTACTTAAGTATCtggtcataaaacaaaatatttgactttgaaGTTAGAGGAtgcatcctctggggatcatgaatgcaTATGTAGATGTTCAACAAACAAATGGTTGTTTAAACTgcattaaaacatgtatttatctTTACTAATTAATAGTTAAATGTGTCTACATTAACACTTAATGCACTAAATGTCATCTTTACTTTCTggctcttttgttttcagtcctGGATGGTTTCCAGCCACCTATGTGGAAGCAATGGATGATCCTCCAAACTATCGGTAAACATCCAATACAACATATTCAAAAAGTTTGCTAAGAGCAGGTTGATAAAGAAATTTTCTGATTTTAGAATACAAGTTCGGTTCACCACAAAGGTTAAGCTATAGCCAACCAGGTTTTGTCTGAAAGTGACAAAATCTCATTATcggcacctctaaagctcactaattggCACAGGATACCTCTTAGTTTAATCCATACAATAATAACTTAGATCACTGTGGAGCTTTGGGGTGAGTCTATGCTACCTTAGTCTAAAAGTGCAGGCAATAACACCTCAGCAAAAAGCCAGGTACTGCAGTTAACAACCCTAACTGGACTGAAGGCATCTTGGGTTGTGGTGCAAATTGTGGATTTAGGGTGGACTGAAACTCTAAATAAATTTAGATTCATTAGTCATCCCGGCCTCATTAGATAAGATTTGGTTCAGGTGGTCACCTCATCAGTACCTCAGTGTTAAGAAGTGGTTTCTTAATTTTTTCCAGCGTATTCATTTGTAAATCACTGCATTCCCTTTTCTGGAGTCGAGGTTGTGATTAATTCTTTACCCACAGTCATTAAGAATAGATTAATTAAAAAGACTAAACGTTTCCCTTCAATCCTGTTACAGAATACATTTTGCATCTCCTCCAGGTCGCCCTTATTGTTTTTTGGgctcaacatttttaaaaggggTCAGCATGAAACTCCTGGCCTGGAATAATAACATGAACTATTTAAGATATGTGGGTGACCCATAGCTGTGAGGAAAATCAGTGGGAGGTTTTAAACTAAAACTTTCCTTAGTCACTTTGGACACATCCCACAGCTAAATGCCCACAATGTGAATGTTGATGGAGATGAAACTCACTGAACACAGGTGAAATCTCATATATTTTAGAGGGCAAAACATGCttatgtcatgttttttgtgtctaAGTGGAATATCATGTATGTGTGAAGGAGAATAAGCAAACAAATATATActatacattacattttacattatattacatgaatttatttaatatacattacattttacattatattacatgaatttatttaatattttcatccaaagcgacttacaatAAGCACATTCAACCACACTATACGTcttcaacaaataaaacagttgtATTTTCCTGTCATTTCAGTCTccgaagcagcagcagcaacagcagcatgaGTAGCCTGTACGACCAATCAAGGAACAGCAACTACGGCGGAGCGCCGCCccctgcacctccacctccacctcagttTTCAAATAGACAATCTGAGAGGCAACTGGCGAGTCATGACAGAAGGGCCGAGGCTAGTTCAGAAGACACGGTACGGCCAACAGTCAGATGTTTGATTCATGGATCAGTGTAGCTCAGATCAATTATTTCTCTCTATCTATCCAACGATTAGCAATATTGAATGAGtctttccttttatttctgttgaaaTATGAGGTTCCCTTTGTAAAAAGGCACCTTTTATAAAGCCACCTGCTCGAGGTTTTTGCCTCttaaagtttttccttgccactgtcaccaagagttcgctcatggtgggaattgttaagtcactataaataatattataaagggCACAGCCTAGACctgctctttgtgtctcttAGTGTCATGAGTCTGTTATGTTTTGGCGCtatgtgaataaaatgtaatttaatttaattgaacttTATTTGGTGCTAACTGATTCATAAATACTTTAGCTATAAGTCATTAACAAGGACAACTTTCAGGTTACCAGGTTGTGGAAAATCctttttgttggtgtttatcTTTTCATGAATGCTAATCTGTTTATTCATTCCTCACAAACCAGTCTGCATCATTAATGGTAATAAGTCATTAATGAATAGTTTTAATCCATCAACAGTTTTTACCACATGGCAAACCAaaacttctttttattattgGCTTTTTCACTAGCCGATGGAGCATCAGCAAATTATTCATTAGCtattaataaagtaattaaCTTTCCATTCATAAAAGGTGCCTTATTAGAAAGTGTTATTGTACACCTCTGGGCCTTTAGCTTTTTTAGTTGGTGTTTGTATATTACGTATGTAAGTATTTCATTAGCGTCATAAATGTTTCAAATAGGAGAAACTGAGCTAAACTTATacctgcatgtttgtgtatgtgaagATGGAGAAATGTTATGGGACAGCTCTGATGAGATATGGTGTTTAAATCTTTGATGGTATTCCCCAGTCTGTCCAGCAGGGGCACTGCGGCAAAGTGCTGTTCTCAATGGCACCACATCCGTCTTTCTGGTGGATGCAAGGAGGAAGCTCCAGCTGCTGATGTTGGTGTATGGGCGAGGaggttgtgtgcgtgtgtgggggTTGTTCTCTTGTTTTGGCATGCTGTAACTTGAAACTGAAGACCTGTTTGAAGTCCTTGTGACTAAATAGCAGTGGTGGAAACAGTACTGAAAATCTGTGGTCATGTAGAAGCACTGTTACATCAATTAAATATTCTCAACTGCAAGTAAAACTACTGGTGTTAAAAATACCCAATTTGGTTTCTGCTTTTACAAATCTGCAGTGCTTAAATGACTTCCTGCTCATGCAGCGTTACCTCTCCAAACCTGAGCCTGCCGCAGTGTTTGAGACTTTTTTGTCcgtaatttatgtttttcattgcAATCGGCTGATAGCCTTATTGGCTATGAAATGAAGAGCCAGAGAGGTTTGAATATAATTAAAATTGTCATCTTACTCAAGAGTGACTTATGATTTTAAAAGGATCTAGGTAGATTACATATTGTAATGTATACTAAAAGAAATTACAGGCTTGAAAAACTTCCACCTCTGCTTCATAGGTcggctgctgcagtgtttctctTTGGACCTATTCAAGCGCACAGTGGTTTGAATAGCATTGTTCCTGCATGCAGAGAGAATTTAACAAGCACAAGCGTAAAGTGATGAATTACCCTCTTAACAAgtgattatttgttttatataaacgATTGATTTCAAAGAAAGTCATCACATCGCACTAATATTCCAAATGGTTGGTATATTAGGGGACAGTAAGTGAGCAGGGATGGTAGATCCTTCCCGAAGCCTTCCCCGCAATGCAGCCTTCATCGCGCTCCACCATCTGCCAGACACtgctcattcatttcaaattcagtAAACAATTTATTCACATCTCAGTTGATGGAGCAGTTCCTCCTTCGTGAATTGTTTACTAAAGTCTTGAATGTATTCATAATGGAGATTTGTGCTGCTTTCAGCGACACTGAACACTGGGTatctatttcattttattcatttcatcgTGACATTGACGCATTTTCCTCAATGTCTCCTTCATGCACGGCTGTTGTTACTCCCTTTGTGATTTTGCACTTTGTGTCAACTGGACTCCCTCCCGCTCCCTTGTGGGAGGACCGACTGAGAGCAGAGGAACGAGCCTCCATTAGTGCATGTGTCTACATTTTGTGGTTTGGATTCACTTACACATAcctttctcacttttttttttctttctccagagATCAAAACCACATGGATCACAACCAGAACTTTTCCCGAGGTAAGATTAATGTAACGCTGGCACTGCCTTTGAAAGCGCAGACAGGTGGTGAAATGCCTAAATGGAGGCCCCTTATGTTCTCGTCCACAGAAACTAATGATATTTTTTCAAGTATATCATGAAGCCATTAAATCAGAGAAGAACACATGAGGGCAGTGATCTAAACGGCACCAAATTGCTCTCCTTCCATTAGCGTTTGAAGTGCAGTTTGGTACTGAAACCATTTCTGTTATAGCCATTTGGGAACCATGACTAttactctcactctcacttcaGGTGAGCAGTTTGCTAGATGATGCTTGTACAGgttgaaatgcagttttcatttCCCTTGTTATAACCTTTACTGTTGTGCTCACAGATGTTATTTAGGGCCATGATTTCTGATATTGGTTTTCTccgctctgtctctgtctttttctcttcgtaaaacatttatttctctctcttatttattcttttttttttctttttgtttttgaagggGTACAAACCCATTTGCCACAGTTAAGCTGAAGCCGACGCACACCGACGACAGATCGGCCCCGCGGTTTAATCGATGATGACATCTTAACATCTTAAACGGATGCTTTCATTGAGCTTGACAGTTCATTCTTGGTCTTGGAAATAGCAGCATTTGTGGTGGGAAGTGAGTAAGTGGAGCTTAAGTTTTGTCAACTAATGTTTTCATACCTCTCAGTATACAATATTTGCCATAGTGTCCTTCTGCATACAAAGTTGGAAAAGGGTCGCACACGGATTGTGTAGGTACAGTCATGGCCAAAAATATGGGCACCCTTGGATTTCTGTCACATAATTTTCCCCTGAAGATCGTTGCAATCACAAATGCTTTGGTATtctcttgtttatttcttttgtttccactgGAACAATACACAAAGATCTAAGATAATCCATGAAGAACTCCTGGACAAAATTATTGGTACCCTCAACTAAATATTTGGTAGCACACCCTTTAgaaatcaatcattttattGTGACCATCATTGAGTTTCTCATACATCTGTACTTGGATTTTGGACTACTCTTCTTTTGgagattctttttttaagagttgATGGGTTCCTCTCCTTGGGTGATCTATAGGATTTAGATCTGGACTCATTAGTGGCCACTTTACTGCTGTAAGACCCATTATCTCTGACAGAGACCCAGCGTTCAGACACTGGGCCTTACATTGTGCCCCAGAATTCTTTGGTAGTCTTCAGATTTTATAACGGCATGCACACAGTCAAGACATCCAGTGCCTGAAGCAGCAAAGCAACCCCAGAACATCCGTGAACCTCCACTATGTTTGATTGTAGAGACCATGTTCTGTGTTTGACTTCTATTCATGACTGCATATTTCTTGTTAAACCAACATCTATTCATTTTGTCGTAGTTTTTTGCAAAATTGGCTCTGGTTTTGTGATTTGTAAAACACTAAGAATGAATCACTCTGATGATGATCTTAtcgtctttctttccttctctgaaATGTTTGGTTTATTGGTTCTGGCATATGAATGAATGGAAATAAATGGTCACTGTGTATAGGCGTATAGTGTAAAGTTATGAATCAGTGCTCAGAACATAATTGACCTTTCTATATAAGATCTGTCATCTGTAGCTCAGGGATATATACACGATGCCATCTACtgtataattttgtattttagcTTAGTATTGTCATTGTATTGTACCTCTGGCGTTTTTCTCTACACGATCTACTGAATTAACTccattaataaatattaattgCATTACTAATTCATTTTGGAAAATGGCTTGTAGAAAAGGAGCACGTAACCTCTGGCAGATCATGTACTATCTTGTAAAATTAGGATTAAAAAGTCTGAATCagaaatgtaatgaaaaatgCAGTGCATTCATAGATAATGTAAAACCATTTTTATGGCGTCATGTATCATGTATCATCATTACTTTAACCAGTGTGTTTCACTTTATTAGCAGGTGGCATTGTTTGCTGCTGGCATGATGATAATATTGACCAACAATGTAATTAGTTATTacataataaaatgtgacaacTCATTCAAAAACTGATCTGCTTCATCAATAATGTGGGTGTGGTTTGATTGGCAGTTGCCTGGCAACATAATGAAACAAACCCACCAATTGTCACCAGATTCTGGTCCAGATACTGCCCAATTCTGATGGAGGATGCACGGATGTGCCATCAACTTTCAGGCTGTGATGCGGATGGTGGAGCTGATCACATGACCAAGTGATCAGCCATGTCaagcagatcgagctggccCAGAAGTCAGACAAAGAAATGACACTGAGAATCTGgtcacttttcaaaataaaacacccggTGCAGACTATTTACTcataaaccaagaaaatctGACCAAATCTGAGTAGGTTAACAAAGCCTGGTGGGCAAAACGCTCCTGATGGGAGCatggagaacggaccaaaacagagagTCTGACGTTTGTCTTTCATCTGAATGTCCGAGCTACACAGAACTCGAACAGTTCCTGTTCTCCGTCTTTTAAGTGATAGTCTTTAAAGTTTCAGATCTATGTTTATTTGC contains the following coding sequences:
- the baiap2l2a gene encoding brain-specific angiogenesis inhibitor 1-associated protein 2-like protein 2 isoform X1, with product MSGINSDQLHRSTLGIYSNLMEEFNPSLQRLVSLGNSYMQAFQTLAATSEAYFSALSKIGERALHTASSRSIGDVLIRISENQRMLTTELKGVFHWFSVEVLQAMDKNVQLDRDYLAGSRRYYETEVHNQAVALDRQLRRGANQDCSEYVQFLRRSHEEALQEEERRHRFLAEKHCGLLQTIANLMDKTVGSLQQRTNDWTDEVNATRQPEARRSSSVYSSTGMREDEMRRNREEPILGRIPSRAPSPQGSISSSGGGGRGDVMRARTDHQPISSNRTLLPFSKGETITLLVQQPKNGWLYGRADSAPRPGWFPATYVEAMDDPPNYRLRSSSSNSSMSSLYDQSRNSNYGGAPPPAPPPPPQFSNRQSERQLASHDRRAEASSEDTRSKPHGSQPELFPRGTNPFATVKLKPTHTDDRSAPRFNR
- the baiap2l2a gene encoding brain-specific angiogenesis inhibitor 1-associated protein 2-like protein 2 isoform X2, which produces MSGINSDQLHRSTLGIYSNLMEEFNPSLQRLVSLGNSYMQAFQTLAATSEAYFSALSKIGERALHTASSRSIGDVLIRISENQRMLTTELKGVFHWFSVEVLQAMDKNVQLDRDYLAGSRRYYETEVHNQAVALDRQLRRGANQDCSEYVQFLRRSHEEALQEEERRHRFLAEKHCGLLQTIANLMDKTVGSLQQRTNDWTDEVNATRQPEARRSSSVYSSTGMREDEMRRNREEPILGRIPSRAPSPQGSISSSGGGGRGDVMRARTDHQPISSNRTLLPFSKGETITLLVQQPKNGWLYGRADSAPRPGWFPATYVEAMDDPPNYRLRSSSSNSSMSSLYDQSRNSNYGGAPPPAPPPPPQFSNRQSERQLASHDRRAEASSEDTSVQQGHCGKVLFSMAPHPSFWWMQGGSSSC